One part of the Prionailurus bengalensis isolate Pbe53 chromosome B2, Fcat_Pben_1.1_paternal_pri, whole genome shotgun sequence genome encodes these proteins:
- the NRM gene encoding nurim isoform X2, translating to MAPTLLLVPAALASFILAFGTGVEFVRFTSLRPLLGGLPEPGGPDARQGWLAALQDCSILAPLAWDLGLLILFVGQHSLMATETVKAWMSRCFGVLQRSLYVACTALALQVYYHVLGLGEPLALKSPRALRLFSHLRHPVCVELLTVLWVVPTLGTDRLLLALLLTLYLGLAHGLDQQDLRYLRAQLQRKLNLLSRPQEGEAE from the exons ATGGCCCCAACTCTGCTCCTCGTCCCTGCTGCCCTCGCCTCTTTCATCCTGGCTTTTGGCACCGGAGTGGAGTTCGTGCGCTTTACCTCTCTTCGGCCACTTCTTGGAGGGCTCCCGGAGCCTGGGGGTCCGG ATGCCCGCCAAGGATGGCTGGCTGCTCTGCAGGACTGCAGCATCCTTGCCCCCCTGGCTTGGGATCTGGGTCTCCTGATACTATTTGTGGGGCAGCACAGCCTCATGGCAACTGAGACAGTGAAGGCGTGGATGTCTCGATGTTTTGGGGTTCTTCAGAGGTCACTGTACGTGGCATGCACTGCCCTGGCATTGCAG GTATACTACCATGTGCTGGGGCTGGGTGAGCCTCTGGCCCTGAAGTCTCCCCGGGCTCTGAGACTCTTCTCCCACTTGCGCCACCCAGTCTGTGTGGAGTTGCTGACAGTGCTGTGGGTGGTGCCCACCCTGGGCACTGACCGCCTCCTCCTTGCTCTCCTCCTTACACTCTACCTGGGCCTGGCTCACGGACTTGACCAGCAAGACCTCCGCTACCTCCGGGCCCAGTTACAAAGAAAACTCAACCTGCTCTCCCGGCCCCAGGAAGGTGAGGCTGAGTGA
- the NRM gene encoding nurim isoform X1, with protein sequence MAPTLLLVPAALASFILAFGTGVEFVRFTSLRPLLGGLPEPGGPDARQGWLAALQDCSILAPLAWDLGLLILFVGQHSLMATETVKAWMSRCFGVLQRSLYVACTALALQLVMRYWEPVPRGPVLWEARAEPWATWVPLLCFVLHVIAWLLIFSILLVFDYAELMGLKQVYYHVLGLGEPLALKSPRALRLFSHLRHPVCVELLTVLWVVPTLGTDRLLLALLLTLYLGLAHGLDQQDLRYLRAQLQRKLNLLSRPQEGEAE encoded by the exons ATGGCCCCAACTCTGCTCCTCGTCCCTGCTGCCCTCGCCTCTTTCATCCTGGCTTTTGGCACCGGAGTGGAGTTCGTGCGCTTTACCTCTCTTCGGCCACTTCTTGGAGGGCTCCCGGAGCCTGGGGGTCCGG ATGCCCGCCAAGGATGGCTGGCTGCTCTGCAGGACTGCAGCATCCTTGCCCCCCTGGCTTGGGATCTGGGTCTCCTGATACTATTTGTGGGGCAGCACAGCCTCATGGCAACTGAGACAGTGAAGGCGTGGATGTCTCGATGTTTTGGGGTTCTTCAGAGGTCACTGTACGTGGCATGCACTGCCCTGGCATTGCAG TTGGTGATGCGGTACTGGGAACCTGTACCCAGAGGCCCTGTGTTGTGGGAGGCTCGAGCTGAGCcatgggccacctgggtgcccctcctctgctttgtgCTCCACGTCATAGCCTGGCTCCTCATCTTCAGCATCCTTCTCGTCTTTGACTACGCCGAGCTCATGGGCCTCAAACAG GTATACTACCATGTGCTGGGGCTGGGTGAGCCTCTGGCCCTGAAGTCTCCCCGGGCTCTGAGACTCTTCTCCCACTTGCGCCACCCAGTCTGTGTGGAGTTGCTGACAGTGCTGTGGGTGGTGCCCACCCTGGGCACTGACCGCCTCCTCCTTGCTCTCCTCCTTACACTCTACCTGGGCCTGGCTCACGGACTTGACCAGCAAGACCTCCGCTACCTCCGGGCCCAGTTACAAAGAAAACTCAACCTGCTCTCCCGGCCCCAGGAAGGTGAGGCTGAGTGA